From Quercus lobata isolate SW786 chromosome 11, ValleyOak3.0 Primary Assembly, whole genome shotgun sequence:
AAAACCGGCTTACAAGAGGAGGGTGCCTAAGAACTTATAAACATATGATTAAGTTTACACTTAACCAATGTGAgacactaggatcataacaaGTGCACAGCTAAAATAGTCGTGCACGGTAGTTGTGGAGCCAAAAAACATAGCTTCGGCTCCACCATTGTAGGGcacattttggtatttggtggaggtaaaaatagcaatataattATTTAGCATCATCAATATGGACgctctaaaaatatattttaacatacttttaaactaaataatttttagcaaaaggCTGAGGCAGGTTCGCTAGCTGTATATCCTTCTTCCATGAAATTTCCTTGGCGCAATTATTCGATCTAGCACTAGCAGTGCCAtgctttttctcttccttgttTTTTCTCTGGAAAGTAAAGActagaaacaataattttttgatcATGCGCAATGCAGTACAAACAATAATTTAATgacctgtttggaagtttagagagggaagTGAGTAGAagggagtagaggggaggagagtagtggagaggagagtagaggggaatggttatccttcgccttgtttggatgtttttaaaattagtaagggaaAAGAGAGTAATTAACCCTTtctcttatttggatgttttaaaaattaggatggaaaggaaaggaaataatttaaataaacaaatttataacccttatttgaaaatggacttacaacattggtctatgattaatttgttagattaaataattatttaatcaatattCTCAtttcatcaaataccactaataatagtataaaactactattaactattataaaataatttttttatctaaaaaaaaaattataacaaaaataaaaataaattttctttatttatggGAAATTTTCAAGAAGCTTCACATAGGAAGCAACCTCAACCCGAACTGATCAACAGCTGATTTTTGTGCAGAGTTCCGGCGTCGAACCTCTGACGAGTCCTTAGGCTTCGTCGCCGGCAACTCATCTTCATCCTCATCCACTAAAAACCCTAGCTCTGCTCTAGGTCTAGAGACCAGCTTCATCAACTATTAATTGCTAAGCAAACGGTGAGTCAGTGAGCGAGTAAAGGAGTGAGGGAATGAGTGAGTGACTCGCCAGGGAGCTAGAGATTGATGAAAGAAGACATCATATCGGGGCGAGAGTAGCGGGCGACATCGTCGCTCTCACCACCATTCCCTGcgccttcttttctttttggtatttttctcGAGAAACAAACAGAGCGATGTAGAGAGGAGTGTAGTGTAAATGTTGTTAGATCAGGGGGTTGTTTAGCTTCAGTGTCAGGGAAATAgtgagattcaattttttttttcattcaccttaaattttctcagaaaacaaacaaagattattTGTATAAtcagtttgtaattttgttaatttagaaagggtaaattaaGGAATTCATTtgatcaataatttatctactctattCTCcgtccaaatctctccaatttgggggaatcaAAAATAAGGggttagaggtagttgaaacccctccaaacccctccccctcctttaaaaaacttccaaataaagtaattgaattactctccctccctttactctactctacctccttttttaaacttccaaacaggccataagttTTCCAAAAGATAGAGGGCCCATACAAACAATAATGCATGTTGGAAGGAACATCCTAAATTATTTCCATAGttctattacatattttttatttttttatttcacaaaaaaactcacgtattaataattttaatttttttacaaaatgctcacttcattttaagtttttaaccccccgtaatataaaaatacacaattttacaattttgatTACTTTACCCTATTTCCATCACTTTAACTCTAGGATTGATTTCTACCTCAATATGCATAATAAGGCAGTGCGTGTACTTAGATTTCCATCAAATTCtcataaagagaaagaaagtgcCAAGAAGAGGAGGGAGAGACAACAGCAGGAGCAAGAGCTTGCCAGCTTGCAAAGCACACTGCCGAGGAGGATGATAGTGAGTTTTGATTGCACAGTAATATGCAAAAGGCACTTTAATGCTTTATGCAATGTTTTCCATCAAGTTTTCATTTACTGGTTTTTTGACCATTATTGgactttttgtttaatttattttatgtctTAGGTTCATTGCTTAAAATCTAAATGACTTCTCTTTCACCATATTGAAgtatattctgaaatttcatCTGTTCtcgagtaattttttttttttgtgttgatgGCGGTTACAAAGTGAATGTTCTACATTTTCTAAAGGCAGAAAACGAACACTTATTGCTTTACCCTTCCTAGAGTGGGTTGGACCAGTTGGTTGGTCAATGCCTGTAATTTGCAAATTGGTGATTGTTATAATGCTCTTATGTATTTCATGGTATATAGTCCTTTGTTTAAAATTCTTTGCTGGGAGGACATTTGAAGTGTTTTAAATCAAAGTTGGTCCTCAGAAGGGTTGGTTTAGTCGAATTTGAGATGACTAATCTTCTGAACATGctagagatttttattttattttttatttttaattccgCTTGATTTTCATTATGCATTCCACTTCCACTTATATAAATAGAGTACAATGAGATAACCTCATTAACAATCGAATGTCCTAGGAGGTATACAGTCTCTCTTTCACTTTTTGTGAGCGTGTCTCCCAATAATGAAGAGAATAgagaataattatattttaagtaTTGGACATATGCATTTTCCCTTTCACTTTTGGTGTGTGTGTCCCACAAAGAATGGAGAAAGTTCCTATTTGataagagtatttaaatatagttttatgttttgaaattcaTAAAATAGTGGGTCCTACACTTCAATCTATTGTTTGACTAATGTTCTCTAAAATTCTAAATacagttttcaaaaacttgtttccTATTTTCCTTATTCAAaataggattttgaaaatgGTTGAGAGGATATTTTTAGGgtatagaaaatgtttttattgacatagttataaataaattgaaaacagtgGACCTCACATATTTGTCCACACTTCtatcttttaaattaataagtttatctttatgaaaaaagaattcttacacttcaaatttgaaacttatcattataaaaataaaataaaataagtgatataaaaattttatacattactttttgtagatttttttctttttttaaatctgaaaaatagacttttttttgtttttaatattttataaattgttcttaaaagtggGAGTCaaacacatataatataaaattaccatctaaaaactagtttcaatttcaattttttgaaaattacttttatactattttgaaaataaaatcaaaaatccTCCTTACAAcccttatttgtttatttatattttaaacctGCCCTTGAAGCCTGAAGTGTGTGGGTTGTActctccttattttttttattttttttttttatggtcaaAAAAGGGGGTTGGGCTACCATTATGAATTTGTGACTATAGAGACACCCTCCGTTAGCGAATGTTAGATCGAGCGTAACAAGCTACTATGGTTGTGAGTGAATGCAACCTTCACCCTAATACCATGAGAGAGCTAATAAATCAAGAGTTTGGTGCAAAAGGCATCTCCACTTTCCGCTAgggttcaaagttcaaacttcaaacataGGACCCCAAGAAAGGGAACGTGTGGGTTGTACTTAGAGGTACAATAAGTTCAATGATGCTATTTAATCAAATTCGAAAGAATCAAAACAATGCAAACCCTCGTCCTCTGATCATAGACaaaaaacaaagttaaaaaaGTTGACATTTTTAACAAATACTAGTTAGGACaacatgtgcaaggcacatgctggccatggaaaaaaaaaagtaatgagtaggatcaattttaaattttatttgtatcataaaataaaaagagacattaattttaagaattttgataattatgttataaaaaattaattttattcgTATAAAATTGTTACGGATCCcagtctaatattttattttgacctataacttATACCTCAATAGTGgtgaatatattgtaataacaacaatatgtcacgacatttttagttgtgctagatctcggtatgatattttattattttattttattttgacccataaggaattgacacatgcgtcacaatattttcacaatatctctatgtatacattgtaattaattacaatgtaaatttatattgtagacacaaaaaaattggcaaattttgtacacatttacaaaattgtacaatatttaccattttttgtgcaaatgtgtataatattaaccacttttgtgtatttacaatgtaaacttgcattgcaagtacaaagtaaacatataaagatcttaaaaacaaaaaaacaaaaaacaaaaacaaagcttaAACCGACTGGCATACTTggaaggaagagaaaaaaaaaaaaaaaaaaaaaggaaaaaaaaaaaagaaaacaaaaagtgcACCTTactaattgaataaaccaaaaaaacattattcataaacctttggctctttttatatagttaatagaaatAGATATGCCAGCttacataatatttaaaaggaaaaaaaaaaaaaaaaaaaaaactttaggcattgtataaattaatgttaaaatgttgtggacttagcattttttttatttgatctataaaaaaCTGAGAtcttaacaattgtgaaaatattgtgataacaataagtgttgtaacattttttataataatatatataccagcttacatagatatctaaaaggaaaaaaaaaaaaagcataaaccgattactaaaaaaaaaaaactttaggcattATAGTTATAGTTCCAGTTGAATAAAGCAAAAGTACTGCACAATaaatgttgtaacattttcttaaaacatttatttttagttgtggttggttacagtctcatattttattatttaaaagaaaaaaaaaaacacaaaccgattactagggaaaaaaaaaactttcggCAGTGCCAATTACCGTACTAAACCAAAAGCACCGTAGCTACAGTGCATAAACGCATTCCTGATAAAGCAAAAGCACTatacaataagtgttgtaacattttttcaaaacatttatttttagttttggttgGTCATAGTttaatactttattattttatttcaacttgtaaaaaattgacatgttaataattgtgaaaatattatgaaatttgttgtgtcagtataagaatgtatataccagcttacataaatattgaaaaaaaaaaaaaaaaaatctttagatACTGTATCTACAGTACCGCTTGACAGTGCCGCATGGTGCTCACGAAACTAAAAAGTTACTGTTTCCGCTACAGTACTTGCACAGTATAAATACACTGGATGCACAGTAACAAAGTACTGTAGCGGCATAGCggcttttatatataagatttcTGCTTTGGTCGCTCAGCAGCCTTTTCCTCATCATCTTGTTGGTTTTAGTCGGTGACTCCTTCCAACCTCTTTGGCTTTCTGGGTCTCAGCCTAGCAATGTCTCAAACACGGGAACCTCCTCCTCGCCGGATCCTCCGACAAAACAAGAACCATCTCCCACACGACATCGTACTCAACATCTTGGCAAGGCTGCCTGTCAAATCAGTCCAAAGATTCAGGTGCGTCTCCAAAACCTGGGACTCCTCTATCGCCACTCCTAATTTCATCTCCAACCACctttttttatcacaaaaacaacaacaacaacttagCTTATCTCATAAGCTTTCCTCCAATCTTTATCGGTGGTTACGACCACGCATTTAATAGGATTTCCGAGTACCCAATTCCCTTTGCTTTTCTTGTATCTTATGCCCCATCAGCTGGTTCATGCAACGGCCTGGTGTGTCTCTATCAATTTAGAAACGCTTCCACTAATGCTGATCCTATATATTTGTGGAACCCCAGCATTAGAAAATTTAAGAGGTTGCCTGATTTTTCCTTAACACATTGTCATCGGGTTTCTACTCGATTTGCTTATCAGTCTGAGACCAATGACTACAAGGTTGTCAATATCTATAAAATGCCTGCACCCAACCACCACCATGGGGTTGAGGTTGAGGCTGAGGTTTACACATTAAGCTCTAACTCTTGGAGAAAGATTGGAATCCCAGtgacaaacttttttttgtccTTCCCCTTCATCAATACCACTTCCACATTTGTTAGTGGGGCTTTGCATTGGTTGGGATACATTTCTGAAGCCGCATTTCCTTACGtgattttgtcatttgatgTCAATAATGATAAATTTGGAGAGATAGCACTTCCTGATGTACAACAACTGCTACCAAATTATCTGATGGTGTTCAAGGGGAAACTGGCCTTCATTACATTGGGTTACCGCCACATCAGTGGCGTCATCAACTATGAATACAGAGACTTTATGAATTCTCATCGTAATTCATGCTTCATATGGGTGATGAGGGAGTATGGTGTGCACGAATCATGgagtaaacttttttttgtcaAGTTTGAAAATGTTAACTTTGTACAGTTCTTTGGTTGCACCAGTCTCGGCGAACTGCTAGTTATAAAGAATGGAGTTTATCCCGAATCCAACGCTGAACGGAGACGCACGGTGATTGTTTTGCTTGACCTTGAAACTTTACATGAGAAGGATCTTGGTTTCCAGATTGCTCCACATATGGCTCATTCTTTCATGGAAAGCCTTGTGTTACTTGATGGAGCAACTGAGCTATCTGGATAAGAAGTGAAATCATTAGTGATaatcataggattttgttatgTAATTGTGATACAAATGAGACAGTTATCATGTTGTTCCCTTTGGTATCATTTTGTTTTGAGGTAGGCAAAAAAGTATTGATGTAATGTaggtgaattttatttttgatttgtaTCAAACCTTAATGATTCTTAGGAATCTCATATTATGTCTCATATGTGTGCTGTGATCTGGTGTTGTCTAAATCCTAGAGCTACTGCTGTGTGCTTTGATCTGGTGCTGCCTGAGCCTATGAGCTGCTCTGGTGCTATGTTAAGTAGTGAATGTGTAAGAAAAGCTTGCTTGCTTGTATGAACTAATTCAAGACCAGTTGTAATTACTTAGGCATGTGTATGCTGATAAGGGCAGTATTATGCTAGCTTAATAGTGTAGCAGAATTTAGAGCATGTGCTCAGTTGTTGGAGCATGTGACTAATTGGTAGGTTGTTAGAGGTAGTTATGCCAGCTGGCCAAAGGAGTTACTAGATCAGCTAGGTAGTTTATCTACTGGTCAGGATGGTACATGTACAAATAGGTATTTGGCCTTGTAAGGAGATCATGTAGAAATTAACCAACAATTTTGTTTCCTGTTCTCTCTTCCCCCTCTCAATTCTTGGTGGTCAGTCATATCCTTCAATGTTTCAATCAACCCTTAAACACTACCTGCCACCAAAGCTCTTAGCAATGCCTGTGGCAATTTCATGAAAGAATTATgacattttacttgtaacttTTTGTGTGCCTCTCTGATGGTGTTATAACTTGTAAACAATTGGATTAAAGACCTTATTTATatccaaccaaataaaataaaaacagagaaaaagagagcGAAAAGAAGAAGCTCTAAGGTGAGAATGTCGGGATTAGATTAGAGATCTTGCTAcaatccaaacaaaataaaattaaaatggaacAAAAAAGAGGGAAGAAAAGAAGCCCTAAGATGAGAATGTTAAAATTGTGATGTGGAAGTTCTTATTTGGCGAGCATAGGCCCAGCAAATGTCTTGTGCTTGGTTCCTTGATCAGAATGATATATATCTTGCTAGAGGCTGCTGTGCATTTGCCATGCAATTTTTATGACAAAAAGCTCATTCAACTGACAGATAAACATTTCCAAGAAAATTGAGCTTGTGATATTACTTCTCATGGGGATATCATTCCTGTGACAGGAAGATTGAGATAACAGATGGTGCAGGAAACACTTCTTAATCTACTACTTTGCAAATACCTTCATTACAACTTATATGATCAGGCAGAGAAGCTTAGGTCAAAGGCACCTCAGTTTGAAGCCCATTCAAAACAGCAGGTAactcttaattgtttttagtacAAAGCTATATGCCCATTACACTTTGTGGCCACTGAAATATAGGATATGGTTCAGATTTCTGCGGGAGGCCAAGTTGCGTATCTGCAACTTTA
This genomic window contains:
- the LOC115967083 gene encoding F-box protein At3g07870-like — its product is MAFVWALSCYARRVLFYLACHGFKIGFAAYGLGAWPEIFFLCYVPCLYFSDEDLIQDHENDPTIEHIITPRIALTTVEYLAYECGKNVLVILTDMSSYAVALREQCLKHGNLLLAGSSDKTRTISHTTSYSTSWQGCLSNQSKDSGASPKPGTPLSPLLISSPTTFFYHKNNNNNLAYLISFPPIFIGGYDHAFNRISEYPIPFAFLVSYAPSAGSCNGLVCLYQFRNASTNADPIYLWNPSIRKFKRLPDFSLTHCHRVSTRFAYQSETNDYKVVNIYKMPAPNHHHGVEVEAEVYTLSSNSWRKIGIPVTNFFLSFPFINTTSTFVSGALHWLGYISEAAFPYVILSFDVNNDKFGEIALPDVQQLLPNYLMVFKGKLAFITLGYRHISGVINYEYRDFMNSHRNSCFIWVMREYGVHESWSKLFFVKFENVNFVQFFGCTSLGELLVIKNGVYPESNAERRRTVIVLLDLETLHEKDLGFQIAPHMAHSFMESLVLLDGATELSG